A region from the Agrococcus sp. SL85 genome encodes:
- the secF gene encoding protein translocase subunit SecF: MMSLTTFGNSLYTGERSVPVIPKRRLWFSIAIGVLLVLALGTVVRGGFVFGIEFTGGSEFRVTGVSDTSDGPAVDAVAAVVPEADARATGLGPDALRVQTDEVTDEQAGEIRAALADAYGVDVGSVAFSFIGPSWGADVTSQALRALVVFLVLVSIVMAVYFRTWKMAVAALASLAFDMLVTAGVYGVVGFEVTPAAVIGFLTILGYSLYDTVVVFDKVRENTAPGSSGTFLDNINLAVNQTLVRSINTSVVAVLPIASILFIGAVLLGAGTLRDIALALFIGTIVGTWSSIFVAAPVYAALRKNDEIKAESTLPKRERGAVV; encoded by the coding sequence CTGATGTCCCTCACCACCTTCGGCAACTCGCTCTACACGGGCGAGCGCTCCGTCCCGGTCATCCCGAAGCGGCGCCTCTGGTTCTCGATCGCGATCGGCGTGCTGCTCGTGCTCGCGCTCGGCACCGTCGTGCGCGGCGGCTTCGTCTTCGGCATCGAGTTCACCGGCGGCAGCGAGTTCCGCGTCACCGGCGTCTCCGACACCTCCGACGGCCCCGCGGTCGACGCCGTCGCCGCGGTCGTGCCCGAGGCCGACGCACGCGCGACGGGCCTCGGCCCGGATGCGCTGCGCGTGCAGACCGACGAGGTGACCGACGAGCAGGCCGGCGAGATCCGCGCCGCGCTCGCCGACGCCTACGGCGTCGACGTCGGCTCGGTCGCGTTCTCGTTCATCGGCCCCTCGTGGGGCGCCGACGTCACGAGTCAGGCGCTCCGCGCGCTCGTCGTGTTCCTCGTGCTCGTCTCGATCGTCATGGCCGTCTACTTCCGCACCTGGAAGATGGCGGTCGCGGCCCTCGCCTCGCTCGCCTTCGACATGCTCGTCACCGCGGGCGTCTACGGCGTCGTCGGCTTCGAGGTGACGCCGGCGGCCGTGATCGGCTTCCTCACGATCCTCGGCTACTCGCTGTACGACACCGTGGTGGTGTTCGACAAGGTGCGCGAGAACACGGCGCCGGGGTCCTCCGGCACGTTCCTCGACAACATCAACCTCGCCGTCAACCAGACGCTCGTGCGCTCGATCAACACCTCCGTCGTGGCCGTGCTGCCGATCGCGTCGATCCTCTTCATCGGCGCGGTGCTGCTGGGTGCCGGCACGCTCCGCGACATCGCGCTCGCGCTCTTCATCGGCACGATCGTCGGCACCTGGTCGTCGATCTTCGTCGCCGCGCCCGTCTACGCGGCGCTGCGCAAGAACGACGAGATCAAGGCGGAGTCGACGCTGCCGAAGCGCGAGCGGGGCGCGGTCGTCTGA
- a CDS encoding RelA/SpoT family protein: MSDAQTTSGGFRTLLPFLFSRSHRAGAVDELIRTVRTQHPKADTGLIQRAYIVAEEAHRGQYRKSGEPYITHPVAVAQILADLGIGAITVAAALLHDTVEDTSYTLEQCRADFGDEIAMLVDGVTKLDKLKYGQSAQAETVRKMVVAMSKDIRVLVIKLADRLHNARTWGFVSGESAERKARETLEIYAPLAHRLGIQTIKVELEDLSFAVLQPKVYLEIKNLVEARSPERERYLEEVVAALRDDMKASKIRGRIAGRPKQYYSIYTKMQVRGHDFGDIYDLVGVRVIVPSVRDCYAVLGAIHARWVPMPGRLKDYIATPKFNLYQSLHTTVIGPRGHHVEIQIRTEEMHRRAEYGVAAHWKYKQGGGQMSSTDMAWLQHINDWQQETEDPGEFLESLRFEIGAKELYVFTPKGKVVGLPAGATPVDFAYAVHTEVGHRTMGAKVNGRLVPLDTRLSTGDIVEVLTSKNPDSGPSQDWQGFVTSQRAKSKIRQWFQRERRDEAVEVGKEAIAKAMRRHDLPLQKLMGREAFAQVASQLKYDDVTALYAAVGEGHVSTQSVLEKVVAAIRAEEAPDDAPEPVLPPTRAPRATHAASGVLVRGADDILVKLSKCCTPVPGDDIVGFVTRGQGVSVHQRSCPNVQGLLAEPERMIEVAWAPTSKGLFLVNIQVEALDRSGLLSDVTRSLSEHHVNILSASVHTGTDRLAISRFVFEMGDVTHLENVLNAVRRIDGVYDVYRITTG, translated from the coding sequence ATGAGCGATGCCCAGACCACCTCGGGCGGCTTCCGCACGCTCCTGCCGTTCCTGTTCTCCCGGTCGCACCGCGCGGGCGCGGTCGACGAGCTCATCCGCACCGTCCGCACGCAGCACCCGAAGGCCGACACGGGCCTCATCCAGCGGGCGTACATCGTCGCGGAGGAGGCCCACCGCGGGCAGTACCGGAAGTCGGGCGAGCCCTACATCACGCACCCCGTCGCGGTCGCGCAGATCCTCGCCGACCTCGGCATCGGCGCCATCACGGTCGCCGCGGCGCTCTTGCACGACACCGTCGAGGACACGAGCTACACGCTCGAGCAGTGCCGCGCGGACTTCGGCGACGAGATCGCGATGCTCGTCGACGGCGTCACCAAGCTCGACAAGCTGAAGTACGGCCAGAGCGCGCAGGCCGAGACCGTCCGCAAGATGGTCGTCGCGATGTCGAAGGACATCCGCGTGCTCGTCATCAAGCTCGCCGACCGCCTGCACAACGCGCGCACCTGGGGCTTCGTCTCCGGCGAGTCTGCGGAGCGCAAGGCACGCGAGACGCTCGAGATCTATGCGCCGCTCGCGCACCGCCTCGGCATCCAGACCATCAAGGTCGAGCTCGAGGACCTCTCGTTCGCGGTGCTGCAGCCCAAGGTCTACCTCGAGATCAAGAACCTCGTCGAGGCGCGCTCGCCCGAGCGCGAGCGCTACCTCGAGGAGGTCGTCGCGGCGCTGCGCGACGACATGAAGGCCTCGAAGATCCGCGGCCGCATCGCGGGCAGGCCGAAGCAGTACTACTCGATCTACACGAAGATGCAGGTCCGGGGCCACGACTTCGGCGACATCTACGACCTCGTGGGCGTGCGCGTCATCGTGCCCTCGGTGCGCGACTGCTACGCGGTGCTCGGCGCGATCCACGCCCGCTGGGTGCCGATGCCCGGGCGCCTCAAGGACTACATCGCCACCCCGAAGTTCAACCTGTACCAGTCGCTGCACACGACGGTCATCGGCCCGCGCGGGCACCACGTCGAGATCCAGATCCGCACCGAGGAGATGCACCGCCGCGCAGAGTACGGCGTCGCGGCGCACTGGAAGTACAAGCAGGGCGGCGGCCAGATGTCGTCGACCGACATGGCGTGGCTGCAGCACATCAACGACTGGCAGCAGGAGACCGAGGACCCGGGCGAGTTCCTCGAGTCGCTGCGCTTCGAGATCGGGGCGAAGGAGCTCTACGTCTTCACGCCCAAGGGCAAGGTCGTCGGCCTCCCCGCCGGCGCGACCCCCGTCGACTTCGCCTACGCGGTGCACACCGAGGTCGGGCACCGCACCATGGGCGCGAAGGTCAACGGCCGACTTGTGCCGCTCGACACCCGGCTCTCGACGGGCGACATCGTCGAGGTGCTCACGTCGAAGAACCCCGACTCGGGTCCCAGCCAGGACTGGCAGGGCTTCGTCACCTCGCAGCGCGCGAAGAGCAAGATCCGCCAGTGGTTCCAGCGCGAGCGCCGCGACGAGGCCGTCGAGGTGGGCAAGGAGGCGATCGCGAAGGCGATGCGCCGGCATGACCTGCCGCTGCAGAAGCTCATGGGCCGCGAGGCCTTCGCGCAGGTCGCGTCGCAGCTGAAGTACGACGACGTCACCGCGCTGTACGCGGCGGTCGGCGAGGGCCACGTCTCGACGCAGTCGGTGCTCGAGAAGGTCGTGGCGGCGATCCGCGCCGAGGAGGCGCCCGACGACGCGCCCGAGCCCGTGCTGCCGCCGACGCGCGCTCCCCGCGCGACGCACGCTGCCTCCGGCGTGCTCGTGCGCGGCGCCGACGACATCCTCGTGAAGCTCTCGAAGTGCTGCACGCCCGTGCCGGGCGACGACATCGTCGGCTTCGTCACGCGCGGGCAGGGCGTGAGCGTGCACCAGCGCTCGTGCCCCAACGTGCAGGGCCTGCTGGCGGAGCCCGAGCGCATGATCGAGGTGGCGTGGGCGCCGACCTCGAAGGGCCTGTTCCTCGTGAACATCCAGGTCGAGGCGCTCGACCGCTCCGGCCTGCTCTCGGACGTCACGCGCTCGCTCAGCGAGCACCACGTGAACATCCTCTCGGCGAGCGTGCACACGGGCACCGACCGCCTCGCGATCAGCCGCTTCGTCTTCGAGATGGGCGACGTCACGCACCTCGAGAACGTGCTGAACGCCGTGCGCCGCATCGACGGCGTCTACGACGTCTATCGCATCACCACCGGCTGA
- a CDS encoding DUF349 domain-containing protein, with translation MAERTQVVESIEQLAARDLEHVQWKQTMQQVDVLFADWQRLQKDGPRLPKGQADALWKRFRDARSTLETARRRFFADLDASHKDVRARKQALVEQAQALAPKGSDGIPAYRSLLDQWKAAGRAGRKVDDALWAQFKEAGDVLFQAKAEQSAVENEEYAANLVAKRALLEEAAPILQLTDRQAARNALTGIQRRWDEIGRVPREALREVEDGMRKVESHVRELDDKHWQSTNPERKARSAGLAGQLEEAIEQLEAQIAETKDAKHKAELEAELATKRSWLEVVAAAG, from the coding sequence GTGGCGGAGCGCACGCAGGTCGTCGAGTCGATCGAGCAGCTCGCCGCGCGCGACCTCGAGCACGTGCAGTGGAAGCAGACCATGCAGCAGGTCGACGTGCTCTTCGCGGACTGGCAGCGCCTGCAGAAGGACGGCCCGCGCCTGCCCAAGGGCCAGGCCGACGCCCTCTGGAAGCGATTCCGCGACGCGCGCTCCACCCTCGAGACGGCGCGCCGCCGCTTCTTCGCCGACCTCGACGCCTCGCACAAGGACGTCCGGGCCCGCAAGCAGGCGCTCGTCGAGCAGGCGCAGGCGCTCGCGCCGAAGGGCTCCGACGGCATCCCCGCCTACCGCAGCCTGCTCGACCAGTGGAAGGCCGCCGGCCGCGCGGGCCGCAAGGTCGACGACGCGCTGTGGGCGCAGTTCAAGGAGGCGGGCGACGTCCTCTTCCAGGCGAAGGCCGAGCAGTCGGCCGTCGAGAACGAGGAGTACGCCGCGAACCTCGTCGCCAAGCGCGCGCTGCTCGAGGAGGCCGCGCCCATCCTGCAGCTCACCGACCGCCAGGCCGCGCGCAACGCGCTCACGGGCATCCAGCGCCGGTGGGACGAGATCGGCCGCGTGCCGCGCGAGGCGCTCCGCGAGGTCGAGGACGGCATGCGCAAGGTCGAGTCGCACGTGCGCGAGCTCGACGACAAGCACTGGCAGTCGACGAACCCCGAGCGCAAGGCGCGCTCGGCGGGCCTCGCAGGGCAGCTGGAGGAGGCGATCGAGCAGCTCGAGGCGCAGATCGCCGAGACGAAGGACGCCAAGCACAAGGCCGAGCTCGAGGCCGAGCTCGCCACGAAGCGCTCCTGGCTCGAGGTCGTCGCCGCCGCCGGCTGA